The Larimichthys crocea isolate SSNF chromosome XI, L_crocea_2.0, whole genome shotgun sequence genome has a segment encoding these proteins:
- the znf512 gene encoding zinc finger protein 512B — protein MDPAHAGGDMSPLYVPRKRKSAQSQPKSGVPCPVVQRMPERTCDLNSVGYPKNDESQAQDALKMKRTYGRKRYEDLQSVSIGTVDYPTTSCSVMSSGGLANGADPGSMAPPTARLPPRLVAKDVWPQSPEASREQAQPQDQSWTSGRDRGPDTWAPGRDRPQEQVWSSGRDRAGHSSQDQTWIPGRDRTHAGPDQAWMTGRDRGPEQGWAAGRDRGQDQAWNAGRDPGRDRASAGPEQAWGTGRSQDQTWSNTSRDRGHVWRPDLNMKKVQRVEMERSPPVNNLPQPPEGRDSCSDAASIGEVSTVQSNEEQKPLVASSKKEPPTYPPGSQEERWQLQIVAKGRVTCPKCKSVSRKTVEGLKKHMENCRLQPFTCQHCGKQLKSSTGMKYHIMADHSHLPSAEDAKDLDDRVIKDKLRKILKRLGKLKCSKEGCTAAFTSIMGYVYHMKKCGKEESELEKMLLNCSHCGKTYKSKAGLEYHLKSEHAPTPQKSEEDEALKAQREANPERTPSGRVQRASAQVANFHLAEIANNELPKDWPKRKFQSDLVPDDKKLKYARPGLPAFSQEVLRKWKNEVKLQRKVQCPNQGCGCTYTSVSGLKAHLGLCTRGDFEAGKYRCLICNKEFNSESGVKYHINSVHSQDWFVTNKKASKKFEKFLKNQPKEFVRNMDKQIVDQYHHNHLQHHQQHHHQHHHHHHHHHQQQQQHHHQFQHQTLQHPLQPLHHLQHQTQFLHSEHQNLPPQVDTQLQQPMLHYTPLEPPPGPTWVDMDRRGAMLSPEQAPIEMDLADVEKPAEDNSGMVEEKRRERGERGGERGKADGKRKDCFAFGGGGGGGGGGSGSNTGSSSSESEVEQQDRQRQIDQWNLKRPSIMEPHPDAGKRQRNT, from the exons ATGGACCCTGCACACGCCGGAGGGGACATGTCACCTTTGTACGTGCCAAGAAAGAGAAAGTCTGCACAGTCACAGCCTAAAAGTGGAGTGCCGTGTCCAG TTGTTCAGCGAATGCCGGAAAGAACCTGTGATCTAAATTCTGTCGGATATCCCAAG AATGACGAGTCTCAAGCCCAGGATGCTCTAAAGATGAAGAGGACTTATGGTAGAAAGAG GTATGAGGACCTCCAGAGCGTTTCCATAGGAACAGTAGATTACCCAACcaccagctgctctgtgatgtcatcgGGTGGCCTGGCCAACGGGGCAGACCCAGGGTCCATGGCGCCACCTACTGCACGGCTGCCTCCGAGACTGGTGGCGAAGGATGTGTGGCCTCAAAGCCCAGAGGCCAGCAGGGAGCAGGCCCAGCCTCAGGACCAGAGCTGGACCTCCGGCAGGGACAGAGGCCCCGACACCTGGGCCCCAGGTAGAGACCGACCGCAGGAGCAGGTCTGGAGCTCTGGTAGAGACAGAGCGGGACACTCCAGTCAGGACCAGACGTGGATTCCAGGCAGGGACAGGACGCACGCCGGGCCGGACCAGGCCTGGATGACAGGCCGGGACCGAGGGCCTGAACAGGGCTGGGCAGCTGGTAGAGACAGAGGCCAGGATCAGGCCTGGAACGCAGGCAGGGATCCAGGCAGAGATCGGGCCTCAGCAGGGCCGGAGCAGGCGTGGGGAACTGGCCGAAGCCAAGACCAAACCTGGAGCAACACGAGCCGGGACAGAGGGCATGTCTGGAGACCCG ACTTGAACATGAAGAAAGTCCAGAGAGTTGAGATGGAGCGCAGCCCGCCTGTTAATAACTTACCACAGCCGCCAGAGGGCAGAGACTCTT GTTCAGATGCAGCCAGTATTGGTGAGGTCTCGACGGTCCAATCCAACGAGGAGCAGAAACCCCTCGTCGCCTCCTCCAAGAAGGAGCCTCCTACCTACCCTCCAG GGAGTCAAGAGGAGCGTTGGCAGCTCCAGATTGTGGCCAAAGGCAGAGTCACGTGTCCAAAATGTAAAAGTGTGAGCAGGAAGACAGTGGAGGGGCTGAAGAAACACATGGAGAACTGCAGACTG CAACCTTTCACCTGTCAacactgtggcaagcagctgaaGTCTTCAACGGGGATGAAGTATCACATCATGGCTGACCACAGCCACCTG CCCTCAGCTGAAGACGCCAAGGACCTGGATGACCGGGTCATCAAAGACAAACTGCGTAAAATCCTGAAGAGACTGGGCAAATTAAAATGCTCTAAAGAG GGCTGTACCGCTGCCTTCACCAGCATCATGGGCTACGTGTACCACATGAAGAAGTGTGGGAAGGAGGAGTCCGAGCTGGAGAAGATGCTGCTGAATTGCTCTCACTGTGGGAAAACCTACAAGTCCAAGGCCGGTCTGGAGTACCACCTGAAATCAGAGCACGCTCCT aCGCCCCAGAAAAGCGAGGAAGACGAGGCGTTGAAGGCCCAGAGGGAAGCCAACCCGGAGAGGACGCCCAGCGGCCGGGTGCAGCGAGCGTCGGCCCAGGTGGCGAACTTCCACCTGGCTGAGATCGCCAACAACGAGCTGCCGAAAGACTGGCCCAAGAGGAAGTTTCAGTCAGACCTGGTGCCAGACGACAAAAAG TTGAAATACGCCCGACCAGGCCTGCCTGCCTTCAGCCAGGAGGTGCTGAGGAAGTGGAAGAATGAGGTGAAGCTGCAGAGGAAAGTCCAGTGTCCCAACCAG GGTTGCGGCTGCACCTACACCAGCGTGTCCGGACTGAAGGCTCATCTGGGACTCTGCACGAGG GGCGACTTCGAGGCTGGAAAATACCGATGTCTGATCTGCAATAAAGAGTTCAACTCTGAAAGTGGAGTGAAATACCACATCAACTCTGTCCATTCACAG GACTGGTTCGTGACAAACAAAAAGGCCTCAAAGAAGTTTGAGAAGTTCCTCAAAAACCAACCCAAGGAGTTTGTCCGTAACATGGACAAGCAGATCGTGGATCAGTACCACCATAATCACCTCcagcatcatcagcagcatcaccaccaacaccaccaccaccaccaccaccaccatcagcagcagcagcagcatcatcatcagttcCAGCACCAAACCCTGCAGCACCCTCTGCAACCACTGCATCACCTCCAGCACCAAACCCAGTTCCTCCATTCAGAGCACCAGAACCTCCCCCCACAGGTGGACACACAGCTCCAGCAGCCGATGCTCCACTACACCCCTTTAGAACCTCCGCCCGGGCCGACGTGGGTGGATATGGACCGGAGAGGAGCTATGCTGAGTCCAGAGCAGGCTCCGATCGAGATGGATTTGGCCGACGTAGAAAAACCCGCAGAGGACAACAGCGGGAtggtggaggagaaaaggagagagaggggggagagaggaggagagagggggaaggcTGATGGGAAACGGAAGGATTGCTTTGCTTtcggtggaggtggaggtggaggtggaggtggtagCGGCAGCAATACCGGCAGCTCATCCAGTGAATCggaggtggagcagcaggacaggcagagacagatcGACCAGTGGAACCTGAAAAGGCCGAGCATCATGGAGCCCCACCCGGACGCTGGGAAGCGACAGAGGAACACTTAA